In the genome of Longimicrobium terrae, the window GCCGAAGTGTGTTGAGCGGATGAATCCGCCGCTCGAACAGCGCCAAGCCCCGACACCGGCCGCTGGCGCGTCCGGTTCGGGGCTTCAACTGCGTTTGGGGATACGGCAGCCAGTCCGCGGGGACGACTTCGTATATCTCGAGGCGCAGTTCCACCCGCCGGGCCGCAGCAAGCCGATCCACACCGTCGTCGGCCCCCGCTCTGAGGTCTCCCCCTCTCCCGCTTGCGGGAGAGGGGGCCGGGGGGTGAGGGCTGCCCGCGGCCGCGACACACCATGCGGATCGCACGGACGCCGCCCCCTCGCCGTGCTGTTCATCCTCGATCACACACGAGGCGGAAAAAGAAGAGGGCCCCACCGCGGTGCGGTGGGGCCCTCTTCATCCGTCCATCATCCCGAAGCGGTCAGGGACGGACCGCGCCGGTGGCCTGCCCCAGCACGCGCGTGCCCGTGACCTGGCCGGCCTGGTTCAGCGTCACCTCGATGGTGCGCCCCGCCGTGTCGCGCACCTGCCGCACCAGCCCGCCCGCCGTGCCGGCGGTTTCGCTGATTACCGGAAGGCGCAGCACGTCGCCAATCGCGTTGGAGCCCACCACGCGGCCGGCCGTATCCAGCGTCTGCTCCAGGATCTGCCCCGTCGGCGTGACGATGGTGTTCACCGTCTGGCCCAGGGTGTTCACCGTCTGCCCCAGCGTGTTGACGGTCTGCGTCAGCAGGCCGCCGGGACGCGTGGTGTTGTCGAGCGTCTGGCCCACCACGCCCACCGCCTGGCTGGCCACGCCGCCCGGCTGCAGCAGCGTGTTGCCCACCTGCCCCACGGTGCCGACCGCGTTATTCACCGTGTTGGTGAGCGCGGCCACGATCTGCGGGTTGTTGTCGACGAACGTCATGGTGCGGTCCACCACCTGGTACACGTTGTCCAGGTCCACCAGCAGCAGCGCCTGGGCCTGCACGCCGTACAATCCCAGGTCTACGCTGGCGATGCGGACGTCGGCGCCGGCGCTGATCTGCACCAGGTTGGCCACCTGCGCGTCCAGCGCCAGATGCACGTCCAGGTTGCGCACGCCCAGCGTAATGGCGTCCACGCAGAGCGCGGGCACGTCCAGCACCACGTCGTAGCCGCGCTGGTCGGCCGGGGGCGCGTGCTCGGTGCGGGGCTGCGTGGCCTGCGGCGTCTGCAGGCACGACGCCGCGGGCTCGTTGGACGCGCGCCTGCGCTGCGCGGATGCATCCGCCGCCGTCGCCAGCGTCGCGATCGCCACCACCGCCAGCGCGGCGGTCCTGCTCGGTCCGTGCATTCTGCGTCTCTCCCTCACCCGTGTACGCCGGCCTTCCCGTGGGCGGCGCCTTTCGCAAGATCCCGGCCCAATGCCAGATCCGTCACACGAGCACGCTTTTTCGACCGGGTGAGCACGATGACAGATGCACGGATGCTCGACGTCTCGCGCCCGCCGGACCGGCCCGAAAGGCGGGTTGTGCGTGCCCTCCCCGTGATTGCGCGGAGGACGCGAACGGGCCGCCGCCGCGGGACACGCACGCCGATCCCCGCGGTCCATCGAACGCGACCGGCTCTTACCAGGGAACGGGGCCGTTCTCGTCAGAAAAGGTGCCCGTGGGGCCGTCGTCGCCGATGAGGGCGAGGCGCACCGGCTCGCGCGCGCCCTCTTCCAGGCTGCGGGTGCCGCGGAAGTTGTTCAGCGCGGTGGAGGTGAAGCCCGGGCAGGCCGCGTTGACCTTGATGTTCGTGTCCTCGAGCGCCAGGGCAAAGCCGAGCATGACCGCGTGCGCGGCGGCCTTGGATGCCGAGTAGTTGCCGAACATCCGGCGGTGAGAATTCGCTGGATCGGAGTTCAGCGTGAGCGAACCGCCCGAGGTGGCGGTGATGACGATGCGTCCGGCGGGCGCCTCGCGAAGCAGCGGCAGCATGGCCTGCGTGACCGCGACGACGCCGATCACGTTCGTCTCGAACACGGTGCGCACATCCTCGATGGGCGCATCGGTCAGAAGATTGGTCCGGATCGCCACGTCGAACGGCTGATCCGGCTGTGCGCGCGAGATGCCCGCGTTGTTCATCAGCACATCCAGCCGGCCGAACTCGCCGCGGATGCGCCCGGCCGCCGCCGCGATGGATGCCTGGTTCGTGACGTCGATCTGGATAGCGTGCGCACCCTCGCCGATCTCCCGGGCGGCTGCCCTGCCCTTTTCCAGGTCGCGCGCGCCGACCAGCACCGTCAGACCGTGCGCGACGAGTTGTTTTGCGATCTGGAGACCGATCCCCTGGTTCGCCCCGGTGACCAGAGCCACGCGCCTGTCATGCATGATGTACCTCTCCTCAGTTGAACTCGAGATGCCGGGCGTCACCGGATGTATGACGCGGCGCACCCAAGCGGAACACGATTCCACATAATACGGAATCTCGTTCCGCTTAGCAATGCACCGTGGGCATTCGCGCGTGCTGGTGAGACCGAGGCTCGGCCGCGTCGTCGTCGAATCCACCCGGAACACCCCGGCCCGATGCCAATCCGGGCACAAGGCATGGAAATTGACCCCGGCTGCTCCGCCCATCGCCACAACCGGCGGGGGCGGACGGTTCCGCGCGCGGGGCCACGCACCGAGGGACTGAAGAGGCGACCGTGATTCGAGGGCATCAGATGGTGTGGGCCGCGCTGGCCCTGGTGGTGGCCGCGGCGCCCGTGGCGGCGCAGACTCGGCCGGCCGCGCAGGTCCGGGCCGCCGCTCCGCGCACCGGCATCGACTCCATCCAGGGCACGGCCAACTACGACGTCGTGCTGGAGGTGCCCCGCCTGTCGGTGGATTCCATCATCCTCACGGTCGACACGCTGGACGCGCAGCTTTCCGCGCGGGCCCGGGTGCTGAACTTCGTTTCGCTGGATGCGGGCGCCACGGTGCACATCGACAGCGTGGGCCTGCGCATTCAGGGCGTGGGCGCGCAGGCGTTTCTGTACGTGGACCTGGACAACGTCGCGCGGATCGTGACGCGCGTGGTTCAGACGCTGGACCGCAATCCGGAGATCGTCACCAGCCTGCTGGGCGCGGTGGACAACACGCTCAACACCGTGGGCGGCGTGGCCAACACGGCGCTGCGGCCGGGCGGCGTGGTGAGCCAGACGGTGGGCACGGTCGGCCAGACGCTGAACAACCTTACGCAGCCGGGCGGCGTGCTGACGCAGACCGTCAACACGCTCGGCCAGACGGTGCAGACCACGCTGACCACCGCGGGCGGGCTGGTGACGCGGACGCTGGATACCACCGGGCGCGTGGTGGGGCAGCAGAACCTGGGCGCGCTCACCAGCCTTCCGGCGCTGCGCCAGACGACCAACGCCGCGGGGCAGCTGGTGCGGCAGGTGCGCACGCCGGCCGGGCAGACGGTGGAGTACGTGACGGACCAGGGCGGCCGCGTGCTGGGCGCGCGCATTCTGGGGCAGGCCGCCGCCCCGCGCTGATCCGCGCCGGAGCCATCCGGATCACGACAGCGAACGGCGCCACGGAGAACTCTCCGCGGCGCCGTTTCCGTTCATCTAATGCGATCCGCGCCATCGGCACAGCGGAAACCCGCCGCGGGCCCATCACGTACGCCCTCGCATGACTCGGCCAAAACGCACGCCAAGGTTCTGGGACGGGATGGATGTGAGGGCGGTCCTGACCACCGCTGCCGTGCTCGTCCTGGCCGGCTCCATCGTGTATTCCTCGGACGGCGAGGACGGCAGCAGCCGGTTCTGCCGGTTCCAGTATCAAGGCGCCCGAACGGCGCGCGACACGGCCGCGGCGGACGGAACGCTGGTAAGTCGCAGACCTTATGAGGAGACCTGTGGAATGCTGCGGCGCGATGGAACGCTGGCGCGCTACGAGGCCTCGCACCCCGCCGTTGAGTCTGAATGACGAAACCCAGACCTACCCCCCGGCCGTGGGACGGAATCCCCAAAGGATCAATCGTCGCCGTTGTGATCGTCGTCGCCGTGTGCCTGGCGGGATTCGGGTATGCCGCGTCCATGTGGGACACATCACCGAAGCTGTGCATCGCGGAGTATGAATCGGCACGCACGGCCGCCGACACGGCCCGTATCGATGCGTTCACCCTGTCCGAAGACACGAACGCGCTGACATGCGGATTGATGCGGCGCAACGGGACGCTGGCGCGATACGAGGCCTCGCACCCCGACCGCTGAGCCGGAGATGACGAAACGCAGGCGCAGGCCTCGGCCGTGGGACGGCGTCCCGGCACGATCCATCGTGGGGATCCCCATCGTCGTGATCGCTTCTCTGGTGGCGTTCGCCTACGCAGTCCTTCCGTGGGACCGGCCCATCAACCGGTGCATCGCGGAGTACGCCGTGGCGCGGACAGCCGAGGGCTCGTCCAAGGTCGATGTGTTTATCGCGGCGGGGAGAGCAACGAGTGGCACCACGTGCGGGATGATGCGGCGCGACGGCACAATCGCCCGGCATCAGGCATCACGCAGAACATCGGCGGGGGCGAGATGAGGCTGGCCGGCCTTCTGCCCAGGAATCAGCCGTGGATTGGACCCGCGCTGCTGGGGATCTTTGGCGTGCTTCTGATGGCCTGGTACGGATCCACGTTGATCCTCATCGTCATGAACGGGCCCCACGGCGCTGCACGTTCCTGTCTTGAGAAGTACGCGGGGGCACGCTCAGCCGCGGATACGGCTGCGGTGGATGCGGAATACCCGGCGGGGGCACGGCCGGCGGACGACAAGTGCGGCCTGCTGCGCCGCAATGGTACGGTGTCGCGCTACGAGGCTTCCCGGGCGCGGGGGGCGTCGGCTGAGGAGAGATAACAAAGAGGCGGGGCGGATCTACTCCGCCGCGCGTTTTCGTTTGAGCTTTCCGGGAAGGGATGAAACACGGTTCGCGCCGGTTTCGTATCCATCCGCATGACATACTGGATTGGACGACCGGACCCGATGGACCGCCAAGGCTTCCGCCCGCCCGCGTGGGTGGTGCAGGCGGCGGGCATCATCGCCGTAATGCTGGCGCTGTTCTACATCGAGATGAACTGGAACCGGCGGCTCCACCTCTGCACGGTCATGTACCGGCGGTCGAGCACGGCGGCGGACACGGCGGCGTTCGATGACGCTTTCGGAGGACTCGACAACTCCTGCCTGAAGATGCGGCAGGACGGAACACTCGCGCGGCACGAGGCCAGGCACGGCCTCTGGTAATTGCTTCATCGCAGCGGAAACATCCACGCGGCGCGGCTCCATTCCGGGGCCGCGCCGCGCTGCGTTCCGGCGATCCGGCGCGCGGGTTGCGCATGACGGGAAACGGGCGGCTGCCCGCCACACACGTGGCGCGGCGGACCGCCCGTTCCTCATCCACCAGAGACCGATGCCGGCCGACTTTCTTCTGTACGGATCGTACGGATACACGGGCCGCCTGATCGCGGAACGGGCGCGCGAGGCGGGCCTGACGCCGCTGCTGGCCGGGCGCGACGGCCCGGCGCTGGCGGCGCAGTCCGCGGAACTGGGCGTTCCGTATCGCACGTTCGCGCTGGATGACAACGATGCGCTGGACGCCGCCCTGCGCGATACGCGGGTGGTGCTGCACGCGGCGGGGCCGTTCTCGCGCACGTCGCGGCCCATGGTGGAGGCGTGCCTGCGCACGTCGTCGCACTACCTGGACATCACCGGCGAGATCGCGGTCTTTGAGGCCGCCGCCCGCCGCGACGAGCAGGCGCGCGCGGCGGGCGTCATGCTGCTGCCGGGCGCGGGGTTCGACGTGGTGCCGTCCGACTGCCTGGCCGCGCATCTCAAGCGGCGGCTGCCTGGGGCCACGCGGCTGTCGCTGGCGTTTCAGACCGTCGGCGGGCCCTCGCGCGGGACGCTGAACACGATGGCCGAATCCATCGATCAGGGCGGAGCGGTGCGCCGGGACGGCCGCATCACCCGCGTGCCGGCCGCATGGGCCACGCGCGAGGTGGATTTCGGGCGCGGGCCGGTGGCCGTCACGACGATTCCGTGGGGCGACGTATCGACCGCGTTCCACAGCACCGGCATCCCCGACATCCAGGTGTACACCCGGATGCCCTCACGGCAGGCCCGGCTGCTGCGCGCCACGCGGCGCCTGGGATGGCTGACGGGTTCCGCGCCGGTGCAGGGGTTGATGAAGCGCAGAATCCGCCGCGGTCCGGCGGGGCCCACGCCGGAGCAGCGGGCCCGCGGCCTCACCCTGCTCTGGGGCGAGGCGGAGGACAATGCCGGCCATCGTGCCGTGAGCCGCATGCGCGCGCCGGAGGGCTACACGCTCACCGCCCGCACCGCCGTGGAAGCCGTGCGCCGCGTGCTGGCCGGCCACGCGCCTTCCGGATTCCAGACGCCGTCGCGCGTCTTTGGCGCGGACTGGATTACGGAGTTCGAGGGCGTGGAGCGGGTGGATGTGGAGTAGGGAAGNNNNNNNNNNNNNNNNNNNNNNNNNNNNNNNNNNNNNNNNNNNNNNNNNNNNNNNNNNNNNNNNNNNNNNNNNNNNNNNNNNNNNNNNNNNNNNNNGAAGTACGAAAGTACGAAAGTACGAAAGTACGAAAGTACGAAAGTACGAAAGTACGAAAGTACGAAAGTACGAAAGTACGAAAGTACGAAAGTACGAAAGTACGACGTGGTACTTCACTTGGCTTGAGCCGATCCGCCGACGTTCGCTGACGGGACAGAGCCGCGGCGCGCGGGCAGCCGGTGGCAGGCGCACCGGCCAGCGGGTCGGTGCGGGAAGGCTCAGACCGGTGCGGCGCGGGGGATGCGGCGCGTGCCGTAGCGAAGCTCGCGCAGTTCGGTGAGGAACCCGTCGAACGCGGACGCGAAGCTCTGGTCGCGGATGGACGCCAGGGCGGCGCCCCCGCTGAAGTTCTCCACCGCGCGCTTGAGCGAACTGTTGTCGCGATAGCCGCAGACGAGCGCCACGTTCATCACCGTGCGCTCCGCTTCCTCCAGCAGTGACAGCGCCAGCAGCACGCGCGCCCACCCCAGCAGACGCCGCGGCGGTGGCAGGTGCAGCTCGGCGCACTTTTCCGCCACGGTGCGCTCGTACACGCCGAACATCCCCGCGAACATCGCGCGCCCGCCCAGATCCACCACGGTTTCCGCCGCCGCGCGCAAAAGCGTCCGTCCCTCTTCCGGCACCCACACCGGCAGCCCCGTCTCCATTCGCCGCGTGAGCGGCCGCGCGTGCGCACGGCGCAGCGTGGGAACCATTCCCGCCATCGACGGCAGCACATCCACGTTCACGACCTCCGCCACGCCGGCCGAGAGGAGCGTGCGGACCTGCGCCGCGCCCGCATCACGAAACGACACCGCCGCGACCACCGGAACCGAGGGCGTCGCGCGGATCAGCCCGCTCACCTCGCTCGCCGGCGCACGCACCAGGACCACGCTGGACGGAGCCGCGGTCCGCACGCTATCCGCCAGCGCCGGCCAGTTCGCGTGCGCCTGCACCGTGTATCCGCCCACGGCCGCGGGTGCCTCCGCGAACTCCGGCGCCAGCACCAGCAGCGTGCGCCCGGGATGCGTCACCCGCCCCGGCGGAGGTACGAGCGGAGACTTCATTTCAGGCTGAACGTGTGTTGCAAGTGGACGTTTCCAGAGTGCATCTTGATGGCGTCCTTGATTGTCTCCGTTCGCCATGGAGGATTCGATGCGCCGTTTCCCGCTCTTGATCGTGCTTTCCGCTCTCCTGATTACCGGCTGCGTAGAAAGCCCTTCGGAGCCCCACTCCACTGTAAAGTCAGGGCGTGCGACAGCCATCCAGAAGGACACCACACCTAGTACCCAGCCGCCGAACTCCACCACGGATACGCCATCCACCGGGATTGTGATTGGCTCCGGAACCTGACAGACCGATCACCCTCCCGTGTTCCGAGCACCAGCGGTGGGCTGTGCATCGAGCGACCTCACGAGAGCCAAGGCTAAGTCCCCTGTCTTGAGCGGGTGTGTGAATCCATCGGTGGCTGTGCGGTCGGCGGACTGACGCCGGGCCAGCCGTTCGAGTAAAGCTTCAGCTCGGGCCAGAGTCTCTCCCTCTCGTAGCTCCCGGGCAGCATCACTGGATACCTTCAGAGCCAGTTCCGCATGCTGCCACAAACCCAAGCTGAGCGCACCCAAGGCGAGTTCGAGTGGCGCTGCTGCGCGTAGATGCTGAACTGCTCCGCGATCCATCATGGCCCACGCTTGCGTCCAAACCTCGTGAAAAGCTGCCGGATCTCCTGAAGCCCCCGCCGCTCTCGCCGTGCTCACA includes:
- a CDS encoding SDR family NAD(P)-dependent oxidoreductase, which codes for MHDRRVALVTGANQGIGLQIAKQLVAHGLTVLVGARDLEKGRAAAREIGEGAHAIQIDVTNQASIAAAAGRIRGEFGRLDVLMNNAGISRAQPDQPFDVAIRTNLLTDAPIEDVRTVFETNVIGVVAVTQAMLPLLREAPAGRIVITATSGGSLTLNSDPANSHRRMFGNYSASKAAAHAVMLGFALALEDTNIKVNAACPGFTSTALNNFRGTRSLEEGAREPVRLALIGDDGPTGTFSDENGPVPW
- a CDS encoding saccharopine dehydrogenase family protein, with the protein product MPADFLLYGSYGYTGRLIAERAREAGLTPLLAGRDGPALAAQSAELGVPYRTFALDDNDALDAALRDTRVVLHAAGPFSRTSRPMVEACLRTSSHYLDITGEIAVFEAAARRDEQARAAGVMLLPGAGFDVVPSDCLAAHLKRRLPGATRLSLAFQTVGGPSRGTLNTMAESIDQGGAVRRDGRITRVPAAWATREVDFGRGPVAVTTIPWGDVSTAFHSTGIPDIQVYTRMPSRQARLLRATRRLGWLTGSAPVQGLMKRRIRRGPAGPTPEQRARGLTLLWGEAEDNAGHRAVSRMRAPEGYTLTARTAVEAVRRVLAGHAPSGFQTPSRVFGADWITEFEGVERVDVE